A window from Leifsonia shinshuensis encodes these proteins:
- a CDS encoding Gfo/Idh/MocA family oxidoreductase, with product MPTNTVRIGLIGAGGIAGAHVAGYLRNPETVTFAAVADPVREAAERRAGDSGAAIYADYTTMLAEAEIDAVDICLPHHLHKDAIVAAARAGKHVLCEKPLCLTPEEAAEVDAAVAESGVTLMCAHNQLFLPAVAQAKKLIEEGALGRLYEVRTTDSFFNDFDPSNMGWRAHASTSGGGELIDTGYHPTYLLLHLAGGSPVEVTAMLATHRLTFMEGEDSAQVLVRFDNGVLGSLVTSWAYEPADGTEKFSAVGERGSLTSDGTSLAFRARGDSEPTVYELEPVHEFGEEIAHFARSILDGTRPLHTQKEGIEVLGIILAAYESAQNRTIAPVRSVRELVTSATAD from the coding sequence ATGCCCACCAACACCGTCCGCATCGGGCTGATCGGAGCCGGAGGCATCGCCGGCGCCCACGTCGCGGGCTACCTCCGCAACCCGGAGACCGTCACGTTCGCCGCGGTCGCGGACCCGGTCCGCGAAGCGGCCGAGCGCCGCGCCGGCGACAGCGGCGCCGCCATCTACGCCGACTACACCACCATGCTCGCGGAGGCCGAGATCGACGCCGTCGACATCTGCCTCCCGCACCACCTGCACAAGGACGCCATCGTCGCCGCCGCCCGGGCCGGCAAGCACGTCCTGTGCGAGAAGCCGCTCTGCCTCACCCCCGAAGAGGCAGCCGAGGTGGATGCGGCGGTCGCCGAGTCCGGCGTCACGCTGATGTGCGCGCACAACCAGCTGTTCCTCCCTGCCGTCGCCCAGGCGAAGAAGCTCATCGAGGAGGGCGCCCTCGGGCGGCTCTACGAGGTGCGCACCACCGACAGCTTCTTCAACGACTTCGACCCGTCGAACATGGGATGGCGTGCGCACGCCTCGACCAGCGGCGGCGGCGAGCTGATCGACACCGGCTACCACCCCACGTATCTGCTGCTGCACCTGGCCGGCGGGTCGCCGGTGGAGGTCACCGCCATGCTGGCGACGCACCGTCTGACGTTCATGGAGGGCGAGGACTCGGCGCAGGTGCTGGTGCGCTTCGACAACGGCGTCCTCGGCAGCCTCGTCACCAGCTGGGCGTATGAGCCCGCGGACGGGACGGAGAAGTTCTCCGCGGTCGGCGAGCGCGGCAGCCTGACCAGCGACGGCACCTCCCTCGCCTTCCGTGCCCGCGGCGACAGCGAGCCGACGGTATACGAACTGGAGCCGGTGCACGAGTTCGGCGAGGAGATCGCGCACTTCGCGCGCAGCATCCTGGACGGCACCCGGCCCCTCCACACGCAGAAGGAGGGGATCGAGGTGCTCGGCATCATCCTCGCCGCGTACGAGTCCGCGCAGAACCGCACGATCGCGCCCGTGCGGTCCGTGCGGGAGCTGGTGACGTCCGCGACCGCCGACTGA
- a CDS encoding stealth family protein, protein MAELPPASLSDQPEPVVVTSDPGIGARRFTRDDIVHRKGLYTLVSGPFTPRESMIEDLLAVRDALDDAGLEYLLVRDDDNRLIVALDRRKRKEVTAALAAAFADEPFYARGIDPEGGAHGEDLLIADGRLSRRKADIIRLYRPRLEPIGRLRYGADTAFQLEFWRFGDDEITAPRENALMRPRLPRSEAVEAEVELYGRRWRTLQHMFDPLASDVAFDIDIVFSWVDGSDSEYQRQRAARMAAYVVGEGDDNEARYRQIDELKYALRSIHMFAPWIRNIYIATDSPVPPWLDAEHPRIHIMRSEDFFADTSTLPTHNSHAVESQLHHIPGLSEHFLYSNDDMFIGRPLSPDIFFSPGGVTKFVEAGTRIGLGETDPARSGFENAARVNRRLLWERFGAVTTRHLEHCAAPLRVSVLQEMEREFPEDFRRTAGSPFRSATDISVTNSLYHYYALMTGRAVTQTQAKVLYIETTLRQAPDMMRRLLKKRDQDMFCLNDGSKPEIDAAERTRVVTDFLERYFPFPAPWERPLP, encoded by the coding sequence ATGGCTGAGCTTCCTCCCGCATCCCTGTCCGACCAGCCCGAGCCCGTCGTCGTCACCAGCGACCCCGGCATCGGCGCGCGCCGGTTCACCCGCGACGACATCGTGCACCGCAAAGGGCTGTACACCCTGGTGTCCGGACCGTTCACCCCGCGGGAGTCGATGATCGAGGACCTGCTCGCCGTGCGCGACGCGCTCGACGACGCGGGGCTCGAGTACCTGCTGGTTCGTGACGACGACAACCGCTTGATCGTCGCCCTCGACCGGCGCAAGCGCAAGGAGGTCACCGCGGCGCTCGCGGCGGCCTTCGCCGACGAGCCGTTCTACGCCCGCGGCATCGACCCCGAGGGCGGCGCGCACGGCGAGGACCTGCTCATCGCAGACGGCCGCCTCTCCCGCCGCAAGGCCGACATCATCCGCCTGTACCGTCCGCGGCTGGAGCCCATCGGCCGCCTGCGGTACGGCGCCGACACGGCCTTCCAGCTCGAGTTCTGGCGCTTCGGCGACGACGAGATCACCGCACCGCGCGAGAACGCCCTGATGCGGCCGCGCCTGCCGCGGAGCGAGGCCGTCGAGGCCGAGGTCGAGTTGTACGGGCGCCGCTGGCGCACCCTCCAGCACATGTTCGACCCGCTCGCGAGCGACGTCGCCTTCGACATCGACATCGTCTTCTCGTGGGTGGACGGCTCCGACAGCGAGTACCAGCGGCAGCGGGCCGCGCGGATGGCGGCCTACGTCGTCGGCGAGGGCGACGACAACGAGGCGCGCTACCGGCAGATCGACGAGCTCAAGTACGCGCTGCGCAGCATCCACATGTTCGCCCCGTGGATCCGCAACATCTACATCGCCACCGACTCACCGGTGCCGCCGTGGCTGGATGCCGAGCATCCGCGCATCCACATCATGCGAAGCGAGGACTTCTTCGCCGACACGTCCACCCTGCCGACCCACAACTCGCACGCCGTCGAGAGCCAGCTGCACCACATCCCGGGCCTGTCGGAGCACTTCCTGTACTCGAACGACGACATGTTCATCGGGCGGCCGCTCTCGCCCGACATCTTCTTCTCGCCCGGCGGTGTGACGAAGTTCGTGGAGGCCGGAACGCGCATCGGCCTCGGCGAGACCGACCCGGCCCGCAGCGGGTTCGAGAACGCCGCGCGCGTCAACCGGCGGCTGCTGTGGGAGCGCTTCGGGGCGGTCACCACGCGGCACCTCGAGCACTGCGCAGCGCCCCTGCGGGTGAGCGTGCTGCAGGAGATGGAGCGCGAATTTCCCGAGGACTTCCGCCGCACGGCGGGCAGCCCGTTCCGCTCGGCGACGGACATCTCGGTCACGAACTCGCTGTACCACTACTACGCGCTGATGACCGGACGCGCCGTGACGCAGACGCAGGCGAAGGTGCTCTACATCGAGACGACGCTGCGGCAGGCGCCTGACATGATGCGCCGCCTGCTGAAGAAGCGCGACCAGGACATGTTCTGCCTCAACGACGGCTCGAAGCCCGAGATCGACGCCGCTGAGCGCACGCGCGTGGTGACGGACTTCCTGGAGCGCTACTTCCCGTTCCCCGCCCCGTGGGAGCGCCCGCTCCCCTGA
- a CDS encoding Gfo/Idh/MocA family oxidoreductase, with amino-acid sequence MSHPLAVAAIGFWHVHAGDYARNVQQHPDTTLVAVWDDDEQRGRAAADEFGVEFVADLDELLARPELDAVTVTTATDQHRDVIGRAIAAGKHVFTEKILAPTVTESEELVELARQAGVALVVSLPRLSDDYTVAIERILDEGTLGELTYSRVRLAHDGWVARWLPDRFGDPAAAIGGALTDLGCHPAYLTRLFHRAEPLSISASYGSVTGRPVEDNAVVTAEFPGGRLGVFEASVVTTPGAFTVELRGTAGSLMFGFRGERLLAKGGAFGDGWQEIPLPDRRPGPFAQWVQHIHDGTTADDNLRHAVELTRMVVAANESAASGRAVALSPVPVA; translated from the coding sequence ATGTCCCACCCACTCGCTGTCGCAGCGATCGGCTTCTGGCACGTACACGCGGGCGACTACGCGCGCAACGTCCAGCAGCATCCCGACACCACCCTGGTCGCCGTCTGGGACGACGACGAGCAGCGCGGCCGTGCGGCCGCCGACGAGTTCGGCGTGGAGTTCGTCGCCGACCTCGACGAGCTGCTCGCCCGTCCGGAACTCGACGCCGTGACCGTCACCACCGCCACCGACCAGCACCGCGACGTCATCGGCCGCGCCATCGCCGCCGGCAAGCACGTCTTCACCGAGAAGATCCTCGCCCCCACCGTCACGGAGTCCGAGGAGCTCGTGGAGCTGGCCCGGCAGGCCGGCGTCGCCCTCGTGGTGTCGCTCCCCCGGCTCTCGGACGACTACACGGTCGCGATCGAGCGCATCCTCGACGAGGGGACGCTGGGCGAGCTGACCTACTCGCGGGTCCGGCTCGCGCATGACGGGTGGGTGGCCCGCTGGCTGCCCGACCGGTTCGGCGACCCGGCGGCCGCGATCGGTGGTGCGCTGACGGACCTCGGCTGCCACCCGGCCTACCTCACGCGCCTGTTCCACCGCGCCGAGCCGCTGAGCATCTCGGCGAGCTACGGCAGCGTGACCGGGCGGCCGGTCGAGGACAACGCGGTGGTCACCGCCGAGTTCCCCGGCGGACGCCTCGGCGTCTTCGAGGCGAGCGTCGTCACCACGCCGGGAGCGTTCACCGTCGAACTGCGCGGCACCGCCGGCAGCCTGATGTTCGGCTTCCGCGGCGAGCGCCTACTCGCCAAGGGCGGTGCGTTCGGCGACGGGTGGCAGGAGATCCCCCTGCCCGACCGGCGACCGGGTCCGTTCGCGCAGTGGGTGCAGCACATCCACGACGGCACGACCGCCGACGACAACCTGCGTCACGCCGTCGAGCTGACCCGGATGGTCGTCGCCGCGAACGAGTCCGCAGCGAGCGGCCGCGCGGTCGCGCTCTCCCCCGTCCCGGTCGCCTGA
- a CDS encoding HAD family hydrolase, whose amino-acid sequence MTISAVLFDVDGTLVDSNFLHVDAWSRAFAEMGTPVDSWRIHRAIGQDSARLLEQLVGERDEDWIGRAKDLHSRYYVEQAGRLRAFDRAADLLRELSSRGIRVVLATSAPEDELELLMKALDADDAIHATTNADDVETAKPEPGIIEVALQRAQSDPSDALFVGDSVWDMMAAARAHVRSAGVLSGGVGPSELLEAGAVSVFDDPADLLDRIDGVLSGRRSA is encoded by the coding sequence ATGACGATCTCCGCAGTGCTCTTCGACGTCGACGGAACCCTGGTCGACTCCAACTTCCTCCACGTCGACGCTTGGAGCCGGGCGTTCGCCGAGATGGGCACCCCGGTGGACTCCTGGCGCATCCATCGAGCCATCGGCCAGGACTCGGCGCGGTTGCTCGAGCAGCTGGTGGGCGAGCGGGACGAGGACTGGATCGGCCGCGCGAAGGACCTGCACTCGCGCTACTACGTCGAGCAGGCGGGGCGGCTGCGCGCCTTCGACCGTGCCGCGGACCTGCTGCGCGAGCTCTCGTCCCGCGGCATCCGGGTGGTGCTCGCCACCTCGGCTCCTGAGGACGAGCTGGAACTGCTGATGAAGGCACTGGATGCCGACGATGCGATCCACGCGACGACCAACGCCGACGACGTCGAGACCGCGAAGCCGGAGCCCGGCATCATCGAAGTCGCGCTGCAGCGCGCGCAGTCGGACCCGTCGGACGCCCTCTTCGTCGGAGACTCGGTGTGGGACATGATGGCCGCCGCCCGCGCGCACGTCCGCTCTGCCGGGGTGCTGTCCGGCGGCGTCGGCCCGTCGGAGCTGCTCGAGGCCGGCGCGGTCTCGGTGTTCGACGACCCGGCCGACCTCCTGGACCGCATCGACGGCGTGCTCAGCGGCCGACGCTCGGCCTGA
- a CDS encoding SDR family oxidoreductase, translated as MADHSYPELTDPRTAIVTGSDSGIGRATAVALAQAGMDVGITWHSDEEGAEETARLVREARRRAVVAQLDTTDAPACGDVVDRIADELGGCDVFVNNAGLNGGTPFFETDWETWRKTVCADLDGAFVCIQRMARRMVDAGRGGRIIGVTSVHEHQPRVGSAAYDAAKHGLGGLLKTLALELGEYGITANAVAPGEISTPMNDAEDEDPREVHRPGVPLGRPGDAREIASVIAFLASPAASYVTGASWAVDGGMLQMGPQAGSHLTSDDWRRL; from the coding sequence ATGGCTGATCACTCGTATCCGGAACTCACCGACCCCCGCACCGCCATCGTCACCGGCTCCGACTCCGGCATCGGCCGTGCCACCGCGGTCGCACTCGCGCAGGCGGGCATGGACGTCGGCATCACCTGGCACTCCGACGAGGAGGGCGCGGAGGAGACCGCCCGTCTCGTCCGCGAGGCCCGCCGCCGCGCTGTCGTCGCGCAGCTCGACACCACCGACGCCCCCGCGTGCGGCGACGTCGTCGACCGCATCGCCGACGAGCTCGGCGGCTGCGACGTCTTCGTCAACAACGCCGGCCTCAACGGCGGCACGCCCTTCTTCGAGACCGACTGGGAGACCTGGCGGAAGACCGTCTGCGCCGACCTCGACGGCGCGTTCGTGTGCATCCAGCGCATGGCTCGGCGCATGGTGGATGCGGGACGCGGCGGCCGCATCATCGGCGTCACCAGCGTGCACGAGCACCAGCCCCGCGTCGGTTCGGCCGCGTACGACGCCGCGAAGCACGGCCTCGGCGGGCTGCTGAAGACGCTGGCCCTGGAGCTGGGCGAGTACGGCATCACCGCGAACGCGGTCGCACCGGGCGAGATCTCGACGCCGATGAACGACGCCGAGGACGAGGACCCGCGCGAGGTGCACCGTCCGGGCGTCCCGCTCGGCCGCCCCGGCGACGCCCGCGAGATCGCCTCGGTGATCGCGTTCCTCGCGTCGCCCGCCGCGTCGTACGTCACCGGCGCCTCCTGGGCGGTCGACGGCGGGATGCTGCAGATGGGTCCGCAGGCGGGCTCGCACCTGACCTCCGACGACTGGCGGCGCCTCTGA
- a CDS encoding phosphodiesterase → MKTRIAEYPRPDHFLLHISDTHLLAGGERLYGTVDSEQHLRALLQEVESSGGRPDAIVFTGDLADRGQPDAYARLRALVDPAAERMGARVIWVMGNHDDRAAFRQGLRDENAVTAPVDDVVWIGGLRVIVLDSTVPGHHYGDVSESQLDWLAAELAMPAPEGTILAMHHPPIPSVLDLAVSVELRDQSQLREVLEGSDVRSIIAGHLHYSSTAMFAGIPVSVASASCYTQDLNVPVGGTRGRDGALSFNLVHVYPNTVLHSVVPLGHYPTLDYVDAEESARRLAADGIRIPPAAGREAPTEPVRILA, encoded by the coding sequence GTGAAGACGCGAATCGCGGAATACCCGCGGCCGGACCACTTCCTGCTCCACATCAGCGACACGCATCTGCTGGCGGGGGGCGAGCGGCTCTACGGCACCGTCGACAGCGAGCAGCACCTCCGGGCGCTGCTGCAGGAGGTGGAGTCCTCGGGCGGCCGTCCTGACGCCATCGTGTTCACCGGCGACCTCGCCGACCGCGGGCAGCCCGACGCGTACGCGCGGCTCCGCGCGCTGGTCGACCCGGCGGCGGAGCGGATGGGCGCCCGCGTCATCTGGGTGATGGGCAACCACGACGACCGGGCGGCGTTCCGGCAGGGGCTGCGCGACGAGAACGCGGTGACCGCGCCCGTCGACGACGTCGTGTGGATCGGCGGCCTGCGCGTCATCGTCCTCGACTCGACCGTGCCCGGCCACCACTACGGCGACGTGAGCGAGTCGCAGCTCGACTGGCTCGCCGCCGAGCTCGCCATGCCGGCGCCCGAGGGGACCATCCTCGCGATGCACCACCCGCCCATCCCGAGCGTGCTCGATCTGGCCGTGTCGGTGGAGCTGCGGGACCAGTCCCAGCTGCGCGAGGTGCTCGAGGGCAGCGACGTGCGCAGCATCATCGCGGGGCACCTGCACTACTCGTCGACGGCCATGTTCGCTGGGATCCCGGTGTCGGTGGCGTCGGCCAGCTGCTACACGCAGGACCTCAACGTGCCGGTGGGCGGCACCCGCGGTCGCGACGGCGCGCTGTCGTTCAACCTGGTGCACGTCTACCCGAACACGGTGCTCCACTCGGTCGTGCCGCTCGGCCACTACCCGACGCTCGACTACGTGGACGCCGAGGAGTCGGCGCGCCGCCTGGCCGCCGACGGCATCCGCATCCCCCCGGCCGCCGGCCGCGAGGCCCCCACGGAGCCCGTCCGCATCCTGGCCTGA
- a CDS encoding glycosyl hydrolase 2 galactose-binding domain-containing protein yields the protein MSSATIRLDGDDWTIREALGDTAEWYLGAPLPEAGNNVAEASAAIAAAPGWLPARVPGAVIDDLHRAGEVPDPRVGRNSRASEWVAERSWVYRRAVDLDASASDGVRDGVGVGVLEFDGIDPGADVYWDGEALGSVHGLYQRGRFVLTPEQRSPGRHKLALRVHPAPASEPQVGRTERVRVHTPRLGYGWDFSPRLRHQGVWKSARLRVARALLGDVTVSARVAEAGEAPAPRSSGEWMRESASGGDEMSRLDPTAAHERDGVVDVSWEAPLAARPDAALGVTVTVTREGRTVAQQRVDAAAGTASLRIPQPELWWPNTVGPQPLYAVTVALSDAAGETDRTAREVGFRTAELVPNEGAPAGALGYTAVVNGVVVPLLGWNWTPADTLFGSIDPAKVEHLLALAAASGARLIRVWGGGLIESEHFYATCDRLGLLVWQEFSQSSSGMQSAPSTDPDFVALMRAEAEALAPTRIHHPSLLLWGGGNELDDGGVPLSDDRSPVLAALSATVATLDPGRGWLPTSPTGPEFHNRLDRIHANPEGQHDVHGPWEHQGLVGQYTLANAGTSLAHTEFGVEGMTNLRSLTALVPEAERWPADRTNPVYRHLGEWWNNADQVVELFGGRPDDLATLNRASQLLQATGLQYAVEADRRRFPRCSMVLPWQLNESFPNAWCTTAVDFRGDPKPAFFAVARAFERRRATLRVERAVWGGQSVAAAEVWLWAEDAVVEGSTVTVRAVALDGTVIAERVLGAPTVGRPAAVGSLEVAVDALPAVFLWEADWRDAEGRVIDRERTVATTTENFAALLDVPAPLLAVTRGADGAVRIGNEGDVAALTLRVVDARPVEAEPGGARSAVGRPVGAPGAPILSVSGDPRPLLPGEERCLAATPGVPVRLESWNAEPVDLP from the coding sequence GTGAGCAGCGCGACGATCCGCCTCGACGGCGACGACTGGACCATCCGCGAAGCACTCGGCGACACAGCCGAGTGGTACCTGGGCGCACCGCTCCCGGAGGCGGGCAACAACGTGGCCGAGGCGTCGGCGGCGATCGCCGCGGCGCCCGGCTGGCTGCCCGCGCGGGTTCCGGGAGCCGTCATCGACGACCTGCACCGGGCGGGCGAGGTGCCCGACCCGCGCGTCGGCCGCAACAGCCGCGCGTCCGAGTGGGTGGCGGAACGCTCCTGGGTCTACCGGCGCGCGGTCGACCTCGATGCGTCCGCGAGCGACGGGGTCCGCGACGGCGTCGGCGTCGGCGTGCTCGAGTTCGACGGCATCGACCCCGGAGCCGACGTGTACTGGGACGGCGAGGCCCTCGGCTCGGTCCACGGCCTCTACCAGCGCGGCCGGTTCGTGCTGACGCCCGAGCAGCGCTCGCCCGGGCGCCACAAGCTGGCGCTTCGCGTGCATCCCGCCCCGGCCTCCGAGCCGCAGGTCGGCCGAACGGAGCGGGTGCGCGTCCACACGCCCCGCCTCGGCTACGGCTGGGACTTCTCCCCGCGCCTCCGCCACCAGGGCGTCTGGAAGAGCGCGCGCCTCCGCGTCGCCCGCGCCCTCCTGGGCGACGTGACCGTGAGCGCGCGGGTCGCCGAGGCGGGCGAGGCGCCCGCGCCGCGGTCGAGTGGTGAGTGGATGCGCGAATCCGCGTCGGGTGGCGACGAGATGTCACGACTCGATCCGACCGCGGCGCACGAGCGAGACGGCGTGGTCGACGTCTCGTGGGAGGCACCGCTCGCCGCGAGACCGGATGCCGCCCTCGGCGTGACGGTCACGGTCACGCGCGAAGGGCGCACCGTCGCCCAGCAGCGGGTGGATGCGGCGGCCGGCACCGCGAGCCTGCGCATCCCGCAGCCCGAGCTGTGGTGGCCCAATACGGTCGGCCCGCAGCCGCTCTACGCGGTCACGGTCGCACTGTCGGACGCCGCGGGCGAGACGGATCGAACCGCGCGGGAGGTCGGGTTCCGCACGGCGGAGCTGGTGCCGAACGAGGGTGCCCCGGCGGGCGCGCTCGGCTACACGGCCGTCGTCAACGGCGTCGTCGTGCCCCTGCTCGGCTGGAACTGGACCCCGGCCGACACCCTGTTCGGCTCGATCGACCCGGCGAAGGTCGAGCACCTGCTCGCGCTGGCGGCCGCGTCGGGCGCGCGCCTCATCCGTGTCTGGGGCGGCGGCCTCATCGAGTCAGAGCACTTCTACGCCACGTGCGACCGCCTCGGACTGCTCGTCTGGCAGGAGTTCTCCCAGTCGAGCTCCGGGATGCAGAGCGCGCCCAGCACGGATCCCGACTTCGTCGCGCTCATGCGCGCCGAGGCGGAGGCGCTGGCGCCCACGCGCATCCACCACCCGTCCTTGCTGCTCTGGGGCGGCGGCAACGAGCTCGACGACGGCGGCGTCCCGCTCAGCGACGACCGGTCGCCGGTGCTCGCCGCGCTCTCCGCGACCGTCGCCACGCTCGATCCCGGCCGCGGCTGGCTGCCCACGTCGCCGACGGGACCCGAGTTCCACAACCGGCTCGACCGCATCCACGCCAACCCGGAGGGGCAGCACGACGTGCACGGACCTTGGGAGCATCAAGGGCTGGTCGGCCAGTACACGCTCGCGAACGCCGGAACGAGCCTCGCGCACACCGAGTTCGGCGTCGAGGGGATGACGAACCTGCGCTCGCTGACGGCGCTCGTCCCCGAGGCCGAACGCTGGCCCGCCGACCGCACCAACCCGGTGTACCGGCACCTCGGCGAGTGGTGGAACAACGCCGACCAGGTCGTCGAGCTGTTCGGCGGACGGCCGGACGACCTCGCCACCCTCAACCGGGCGTCCCAGCTGCTCCAGGCGACCGGGCTGCAGTACGCGGTGGAGGCGGACCGCCGCCGGTTCCCGCGCTGCAGCATGGTCTTGCCATGGCAGCTGAACGAGAGTTTCCCGAACGCGTGGTGCACGACCGCGGTGGACTTCCGCGGCGACCCCAAGCCGGCGTTCTTCGCCGTGGCGCGGGCCTTCGAGCGACGCCGGGCAACCCTGCGGGTGGAGCGGGCCGTGTGGGGCGGCCAGTCCGTCGCGGCGGCGGAGGTCTGGCTGTGGGCGGAGGATGCGGTGGTCGAGGGCTCGACGGTCACGGTGCGGGCGGTCGCTCTCGACGGAACGGTGATCGCCGAGCGGGTGCTCGGTGCGCCGACGGTCGGCCGCCCGGCGGCCGTCGGGAGCCTCGAGGTGGCGGTGGATGCGCTGCCCGCCGTCTTCCTGTGGGAGGCGGACTGGCGGGATGCCGAGGGGCGCGTCATCGACCGCGAACGCACGGTCGCGACCACGACGGAAAACTTCGCGGCGCTGCTCGACGTCCCGGCCCCGCTGCTCGCGGTGACCCGCGGTGCGGACGGCGCGGTGCGCATCGGGAACGAGGGCGACGTGGCGGCGCTGACGCTGCGGGTTGTGGACGCTCGTCCCGTGGAGGCCGAGCCAGGGGGCGCGAGATCCGCGGTGGGGCGCCCCGTCGGCGCGCCGGGGGCGCCCATCCTGAGCGTCTCCGGCGACCCGCGCCCGCTGCTGCCCGGCGAGGAGCGCTGCCTAGCCGCGACGCCCGGTGTGCCGGTAAGGCTGGAATCGTGGAACGCGGAGCCGGTCGACCTGCCGTGA